In Nocardia asteroides, the following proteins share a genomic window:
- a CDS encoding glutamate synthase subunit beta, producing MADPQGFLKHTSRELPTRRPVELRLLDWKEVYEDKFSHDTLQKQASRCMDCGIPFCHNGCPLGNLIPEWNDLVYKGAWREGIDRLHATNNFPEFTGRLCPAPCEASCVLGINQQPVTIKQVEVELIENAFDEGWVTPVYPTRLTGKKVAVVGSGPAGLAAAQQLTRAGHTVTVFERDDRIGGLMRYGIPEFKMEKSVIDRRLAQMEAEGTIFKTGVNVGVDITAEQLRERFDAVVLAGGATIARDLPIPGRELDGIHQAMEFLPLANRVQLGDDITDENGLPPIHAKGKKVVIIGGGDTGADCLGTSHRHGAESVHQFEIMPRPPEERAGSTPWPTYPLMYRVSSAHEEGGERVFSVNTERFVGKDGKVTGLEAHEVKMANGRFEKVEGTDFTLEADLVLLAMGFVGPQKPGLLTDLGVGYDGRGNVQRDKNWATNIPGVFVAGDMGRGQSLIVWAIAEGRAAAASVDKFLEGETALPAPIPPTAVAQR from the coding sequence GTGGCTGATCCTCAGGGATTTTTGAAGCACACCTCTCGGGAACTCCCGACCCGCCGACCGGTCGAGCTGCGACTGCTCGACTGGAAAGAGGTCTACGAGGACAAGTTCTCGCACGACACCCTGCAGAAGCAGGCCAGCCGCTGCATGGACTGCGGTATCCCCTTCTGTCACAACGGCTGTCCGCTGGGGAACCTGATCCCCGAGTGGAACGACCTGGTGTACAAGGGTGCCTGGCGCGAGGGCATCGACCGCCTGCACGCCACCAACAACTTCCCGGAGTTCACCGGCCGCCTGTGCCCGGCTCCGTGTGAGGCGTCCTGCGTGCTCGGCATCAACCAGCAGCCGGTCACCATCAAGCAGGTCGAGGTCGAGCTCATCGAGAACGCCTTCGACGAGGGCTGGGTCACCCCGGTGTACCCGACCCGCCTCACCGGCAAGAAGGTCGCCGTCGTGGGCTCCGGCCCGGCCGGTCTGGCCGCCGCCCAGCAGCTGACCCGGGCCGGTCACACCGTGACCGTGTTCGAGCGCGACGACCGCATCGGCGGCCTGATGCGCTACGGCATCCCGGAATTCAAGATGGAGAAGTCGGTCATCGACCGTCGCCTCGCGCAGATGGAGGCCGAGGGCACCATCTTCAAGACGGGCGTCAACGTGGGTGTCGACATCACCGCCGAGCAACTGCGCGAGCGTTTCGACGCGGTCGTGCTGGCCGGTGGCGCCACCATCGCCCGTGACCTGCCGATCCCGGGCCGCGAGCTCGACGGCATCCACCAGGCGATGGAGTTCCTGCCGCTGGCCAACCGCGTGCAGCTCGGCGACGACATCACCGACGAGAACGGCCTGCCGCCCATCCACGCGAAGGGCAAGAAGGTCGTCATCATCGGTGGTGGCGACACCGGCGCCGACTGCCTGGGCACCTCGCACCGCCACGGTGCCGAGAGCGTCCACCAGTTCGAGATCATGCCGCGTCCGCCGGAGGAGCGCGCCGGTTCCACCCCGTGGCCGACCTACCCGCTGATGTACCGGGTGTCCTCGGCGCACGAGGAGGGTGGCGAGCGGGTGTTCTCCGTGAACACCGAGCGTTTCGTCGGCAAGGACGGCAAGGTCACCGGGCTCGAGGCGCACGAGGTCAAGATGGCCAACGGCCGGTTCGAGAAGGTCGAAGGCACCGACTTCACCCTCGAGGCCGACCTGGTGCTGCTGGCCATGGGCTTCGTCGGCCCGCAGAAGCCCGGCCTGCTGACCGACCTGGGTGTCGGTTACGACGGACGCGGCAACGTGCAGCGCGACAAGAACTGGGCCACCAACATCCCCGGCGTCTTCGTCGCCGGCGACATGGGCCGTGGTCAGTCGCTGATCGTGTGGGCCATCGCCGAGGGCCGCGCCGCGGCCGCCTCGGTCGACAAGTTCCTGGAAGGCGAGACCGCGCTGCCCGCGCCGATCCCGCCGACGGCTGTCGCCCAGCGCTGA
- a CDS encoding tetratricopeptide repeat protein, producing MASLHRAAERGDGTAMHNLANIYFDHSDFDAAEHWFRRAAAAGHTRAMNNLAVLLDKLGEFDEAESWYRRAAAAGNANAMYNLATLLYQCGDRRDAETWYHHAAFAGNVDAMYNLARLYEDHDQLDEAESWYRDAADNGDIDAINNLGMLLRRRGALTEARRCFRRAADHGHPRAMANLAALLDSQGAHREAESWYRRAAG from the coding sequence ATGGCGAGTCTGCATCGCGCCGCCGAGCGCGGAGATGGCACCGCCATGCACAACCTCGCCAACATCTACTTCGATCACAGCGATTTCGACGCCGCCGAGCACTGGTTCCGCCGGGCGGCCGCCGCGGGTCACACCAGGGCGATGAACAATCTCGCGGTGCTGCTGGACAAGCTTGGTGAGTTCGACGAGGCCGAGTCCTGGTACCGGCGCGCCGCCGCGGCGGGCAACGCCAACGCCATGTACAACCTGGCCACCCTGCTCTACCAGTGCGGTGACCGGCGCGACGCCGAAACCTGGTACCACCACGCCGCTTTCGCGGGCAATGTCGACGCGATGTACAACCTGGCCCGCCTCTACGAGGATCACGACCAGCTCGACGAGGCCGAGTCCTGGTACCGCGACGCCGCCGACAACGGCGACATCGACGCCATCAACAACCTCGGCATGCTGCTGCGCCGCCGCGGCGCCCTCACCGAGGCCCGCCGCTGCTTCCGCCGCGCCGCCGACCACGGCCACCCCCGAGCCATGGCCAACCTCGCCGCCCTCCTCGACTCCCAGGGCGCCCACCGCGAAGCCGAATCCTGGTACCGCCGCGCCGCCGGCTGA
- a CDS encoding type II toxin-antitoxin system HicB family antitoxin, with protein MTERYDPRHYAYRVLWSPEDDEFVGLCAEFPSLSWLATDQTEALVGIRALVTDTIDDLAANEEPVPPPLAERSYSGKFLVRTSAELHARLVREAAEMNVSLNQLANQRLAAS; from the coding sequence GTGACCGAGCGCTACGATCCGCGGCACTACGCCTACCGCGTCCTCTGGTCGCCGGAAGACGACGAATTCGTTGGCCTGTGTGCGGAGTTTCCGTCCCTCTCGTGGCTCGCGACCGATCAGACGGAGGCCTTGGTCGGCATCCGGGCGCTGGTCACCGACACGATCGACGACCTGGCAGCCAACGAGGAACCGGTACCGCCACCGTTGGCGGAACGCAGCTACAGCGGTAAGTTCCTCGTCCGCACCTCGGCTGAACTGCACGCCAGGCTTGTTCGCGAGGCAGCAGAGATGAACGTCTCGCTCAATCAGCTCGCCAACCAGCGCCTGGCGGCGAGCTGA